In Anopheles bellator chromosome 2, idAnoBellAS_SP24_06.2, whole genome shotgun sequence, the genomic stretch GAAATGACAAACTCCCCGATCCGGGGCACTAAACCAATAATCAGCCGTTGgccgtaaaaataaaaacaaaacctcgcgcgcgcgccgttgATCGCGGCCGGACGCCCCGCTGCTGTCCGTCGGCGGGGTCGCCGGACTCGCACCccagcggcaccggcagctTTATGAAAAATTTCAGCTCATTTAATGCCAATTAAAAACGGTCAAATTGTGTTATTAGCCGAGCACAAAGCGCGCCCGATCGAGAGGAGATTGAGATCGCGTGACGGAGCATGCGGTGCGCGTCGGTATCTTCGCCGGCGGATCTGCTCGCAAAGGATCGGTGGTCAGGTTTCACCTTCTTGTCGAAATCACCTGGACCGGGCGTCCGAgctggcggcgatggcggtgagTTACATTTGTCATCAGACCTAGATTTGAGGCCCGGTTCGGACCCGCGGTGCGGCACGTTATCTCTGAAGAAGATCTACGGGAGTTACACGACACACGATAACacccggcgatcggcgatcgggcTCTTGATCTGTCCGTCGGCGAACGGATGGAGAGGATCACGCACCGAGGGGAGTCAATTTGGTTGTAACGAGACGGGATAAGCTTAGGCCACTAGGCGGCTACAGGTTATGAGTGGTCCAACTAATTatgacataatttatggcTTGTTGTGAGGCCGCCGATTAACGATTGTTCTCGTTGCAGCTCCATTGGAGTGAAGCCGGCAACCTGCAAAATCGCCTATCGGACCCCGGGCTCGTTAAAGTCGTGGACGTGTGCCGGGAATCGTCCACACTGAGTCCACTGAGTCcactggccagccagcccgagACAGGTTTTCCATCGCCGAGATCGTCTACACGGCTTCCCGGAGAAGGTTGCAGCAGCTCGCGATGCACCGGACGGTGGACGTACCGACACCCGGGACTTGTCGGAATGTAGGGTAAAACATCACCCCGATTTGCATACAAATCGTCATCATAATTAGATGACGAAATGTTAATGAACCGCGCCGAGGGTTGGCTGCGTCACCGAACAGTTCCCGACGGTCCCGACGGGGGAAGAATTAGGAAAACATCCAGCCAAACTCGTACCGCGGGCACGTTTATCGCCCGGCCCGACGATAACCCGGCCCGTTGTCCGTTGTTTTATGGGGATTCCGGGCGATCATCGGCGAGGAAGCCACCCTCGGCCAGGGGCCCCCAGGGGACGCCCGATAATTACGCAAAATCGACCAGCAAATGCATGTTTCTGGGgtcgtttgtttgtggttcgaAAATTATCGTTATCGTTTCGATGGAGCGCCGATGCGAAGTGGGTGccttttcgggtttttgttttgagatACCCCATTTTGGGCCTTTCGTTGGGTTCGGTTTCTTCGGGTCTCCACGGAATAATTTAACCTCCCCTTTACGAACGCCATTAGATTCGTTAGTTTAGGATGCCGCACGGGGGTGAtgacagcagcgcagcgcgggTTTATGCAACGGGGACGGCGATGCATGCCGGTGTTGGCGGGGCCATCGTTGCTGATTAAATTTATGGTGcactgtgtttgtttttcggacCGACACCGGACCGGCTTTGCCGTTGACGCTGTTCGCTCGAGACCGTTTGGTGTTGCCTTCCTTCGGGCGGAAAGTGTCAAAAGTCAAGGTGCGCTCTCTCGATACGCAGTCGCAGTATCAATTGAGTTGATCATGAGTCGAGCAGAAGTCCAGAAGGAGGCAGTTCTTTGATCGAAGGATAAGTAACATCAGGACAATTGAAGAAGACGTTGGTTGCTCATTTTTGAGCTAATTATTTCACatcaacatttgtttttaacatatttaattttcttcaaacttttttgttttaaaggACCAAAGTCTGGCAATTATTTTGATCACCTCAGTTAagaagttgtttgttttctctaaGTTTTAGATCACAGAAGTTGTTTCGAGTGCAATCGACCCAACGTCATCGAGTCACGTTTCGAGGTTGTGAAGAGTGAAAGTTAAGTTAGGCATAAACAACACTTCATTGCGAAGCGGTAAACTAATTATCCCAAATTCACTGCATAATGGATGTTGCTGTTAGTTCAGCTGGTTAGGCAAATGCGGCTTTACGTTGAAAGAGCGCCAGTATAAAAGGCAACCTTCACCTCAATTACGCTTGCACTTGAATTTAGACAGTCAACTTAACAGTTTTATTCAGTTCGTTCGAGAAATGTGTTCCGCTAAAGTAAAAGCATTATTGGTCGTGTTCAGCATGGTACGTAGCCAATTATATGAAGAAAATGATTGCAAAAATTGAGCAGATTAAATGGTTCAATAAATGCCATTAATTCTACCCATAATAGGTCATGCTGGTGGATTCGCTCACGATTCAAGAGTTACGGCTGGCGATCCTTAAACAGCGTTTAGCTGCACGTTCCGGAACATCAAcgacaacggcagcaacaacgacaacggcagcaacaacgacaacggcagcagcaacgacaacaacggctgcaaccacaacaaccgaaGCGAGTACTACCGAGTCcaattcaacaacaaccgaagcGAGTACTACCGAGTCcaattcaacaacaaccgaagcGAGTACTACCGAGTCcaattcaacaacaaccacagctGATGCGACTACAACATCCACCACTGTTGCAGCATCCGACGACACTACGACAACTGCTGCAGAAAATGCAACCACCACGGCGAGTGAGACTGACCTCAGGGCTCAATACCGCGATCAGGTTCGCCAGCAAGCGATACAGAAAGTCTTGGAGCGAGCACAGGGTTAACAGTTTAGATGGTTCCGATCAGTTCTCACATAAAGTAATACTAAATTAGATTGGGTTTTGTTCTTTCGTAACACGCATTGATAAATGAATGCGAATCCAGCTTTGCATCGCAAATCCGAACGGTAGCTAAACGTTTCCTGAAGCGAGGCTTGGTAGCGCCCATCTGGGCAACTTGTAGCGCAAATTGAATGCCGAACCAGACCAAgacgcaagaaaaaaaacgtatcGTTCACCCTCGACTAAGGAAGTCGGCCAACGAGGCGATCAGTGCGGTGTGTAAAAATGGCCACATGAAAACGATCatgaagcaaacaataaacccTTCCAGTGTCCCTTATTTCGCCTCCTTTCTTTCGAGTGAGCGGGAGCAGACAACCacggattaaaaaaaaaaaatacaccgATCTACCGGTGAGTGGCGCTGCGGAaagcggtccggtccgggcgcagAGTGCaggcaataaaacacaccgaagtgaattttaatgaatattaTTTATGCGCgctgtttttatttatatacATTTTAAACACGGAAATCAACATCGTATatgcaaataataaataatcataaaatgaGCCGAACGAAAATTGTTCCCGTTTTCGGGGCGACGCACGGCCCCTTTTAGGGGGCCCTTCCGTGGGGCCCTTTTCACAGACCACAGACCCTGGGCGCGTTGCGAAGTTTCCGTCGCTTTTAACGATCGCGCGAGCTTTTCGCGTGATCGGTCGGCCGGAGGAGGTTTGCGGGTTGAGATGTGTCCGGGGTGGGTCCGGTTCCGAGCGCAAAAATATCCGCCAACAAGTGGCCGACCGTTGGCCTCCGGGTCAATCGGAAACGATGCGCCGCCCGGCTCGTTATGAAGCGATACAAATAATAGTACAAATAATGCGCCAACACCGACAATGCCATAAATCAGTTCGGGCCGCGATATCGTCGGCTATAAGAAATACAATCGCAGTGTCAAAAGCGAGTTCTAATGTCGcgattttcgtttgtttgaatttttcaatacGTTTTGTTTAGTGTCTTATGCCGTCAAACTGGACAAACGTTTAATTATctttttatttgcaatttaATTAAGCGTTTCGAAAAGTTACTTAAAGCCAAAGCATATCCTGCTTTAGCCAATTCGGAAAAGGCGTTTAGCAAAGTGATTGACTTATTCCCTGCGCCAGTGattgtatgcaaattaataaacattGCCTCGATCGTTCCACTTTACGCTGCGGTTACAGCCTGTCGATCGCCCAATGTTGCCAGGCCCCACCAGCAACCATTACTCGGCCATCGCAACGCATTGGC encodes the following:
- the LOC131210570 gene encoding uncharacterized protein LOC131210570 isoform X2: MCSAKVKALLVVFSMVMLVDSLTIQELRLAILKQRLAARSGTSTTTAATTTTAATTTTAAATTTTAATTTTEASTTESNSTTTEASTTESNSTTTTADATTTSTTVAASDDTTTTAAENATTTASETDLRAQYRDQVRQQAIQKVLERAQG
- the LOC131210570 gene encoding uncharacterized protein LOC131210570 isoform X1 yields the protein MCSAKVKALLVVFSMVMLVDSLTIQELRLAILKQRLAARSGTSTTTAATTTTAATTTTAAATTTTAATTTTEASTTESNSTTTEASTTESNSTTTEASTTESNSTTTTADATTTSTTVAASDDTTTTAAENATTTASETDLRAQYRDQVRQQAIQKVLERAQG